From Coraliomargarita sinensis, a single genomic window includes:
- the nifJ gene encoding pyruvate:ferredoxin (flavodoxin) oxidoreductase, which yields MNTANMSMTDANEAVASVAYRASEVIAIYPITPSSGMAEVCDEWSAGGKKNIWSDVPDVIQLQSEGGVAGALHGALQAGALSTTFTASQGLLLMIPNMYKIAGELTPFCMHVSARALATHALSIFGDHSDVMACRQTGFAMLASNTVQEAQDLALISHAATLKSRVPFLHFFDGFRTSHEINKIETLADEVIEAMIDPEAIARVRANSLTPDRPTIRGTAQNPDVFFQAREAANPFYACVADVVQEEMEKFAGLTGRRYSLYEYEGPEDAEDLIVMMGSGAETAAETAAYLNAVGRKTGVLKIRLYRSLDLRRFVAALPKSVRRIAVLDRCKEPGALGEPLFLDVMASIEEARQTGLLPDSFCPVVLGGRYGLGSKDFTPAMAKAVYEELHAQSPKRRFSVGIVDDVSGLSLTVDDNFDIEADDVIRAVFYGLGSDGTVGANKNSVKIIGEGTDHYAQGYFVYDSKKSGAVTISHLRFGPEKIRAPYLIKNAGFVGCHQAQFLEQYDVLESAAHGGVFLLNSIYSADKVWDHLPEEVQAEIIDKQLRFYVIDAYSVAREAGMGGRINTIMQTCFFAISGVLPKDEAIAKIKQAIEKTYGKKGPEIVQKNFAAVDRTLAALEQVTVPDAVTAEFKMPPVVSSEAPDYVQRVTSVMLQNKGDSLPVSVFRPDGVWDVGTSKWEKRNIAQEIPIWDPSVCIQCNKCVQACPHAAIRSNFYSPEELEGAPNCFRSVDFRVKDYPDKKFTIQVAPEDCTGCSLCVAVCPAKNKSNPREKAINMRMQAPILEKEKANYDFFLNLSKPDRATLKDDVKFTQFREPLFEYSGACAGCGETPYIKMLTQICGDRLLMANATGCSSIYGGNLPTTPYTCNEEGRGPAWANSLFEDNAEFGLGMRVAVDKQVAIARGMLSSLKEALDPSLLEGLLTAEQSDEAGIAAQRKRVEQLKVALKDINSPQSRRLLDVADYLVEKSVWIVGGDGWAYDIGFGGVDHVLASGRNVNIMVLDTEVYSNTGGQASKSTPIGAIAKFAASGKSVGKKDLGLIAMNYGNVYVARVALGAKDTQTVNAIYEAMRHPGPSLIIAYSHCIAHGYNLASGMEQQKLAVNSGAWPLYRYDPAKHASGENPLKLDSRKPKEPLYAYTDNEARFRMLKMKDPDRAKELGQQAQAFVDERFELYERLAKPYNNSVED from the coding sequence ATGAATACAGCTAATATGAGCATGACAGACGCGAACGAAGCCGTCGCATCCGTGGCTTATCGCGCTTCCGAGGTGATCGCGATTTACCCCATTACCCCTTCTTCCGGCATGGCCGAGGTTTGTGACGAGTGGTCGGCCGGAGGAAAGAAAAATATCTGGTCGGATGTGCCGGATGTGATCCAGCTTCAATCCGAAGGAGGGGTGGCCGGGGCCCTCCATGGCGCCCTGCAGGCGGGTGCGCTCAGTACGACCTTTACAGCATCACAGGGTCTGCTCCTGATGATTCCGAACATGTATAAAATTGCCGGTGAGCTGACACCTTTTTGCATGCATGTGAGCGCGCGTGCGCTGGCCACGCATGCGCTATCCATTTTCGGCGACCATTCCGATGTCATGGCCTGTCGCCAAACCGGCTTTGCCATGTTGGCCTCGAACACGGTGCAGGAAGCACAGGATCTGGCCCTGATCTCGCATGCGGCCACGTTGAAGTCACGGGTGCCCTTTCTACACTTCTTTGATGGTTTTCGCACATCGCATGAAATCAACAAGATCGAGACGCTGGCGGATGAGGTGATCGAGGCGATGATCGACCCGGAAGCCATTGCCCGGGTCCGTGCCAATAGTCTGACTCCGGACCGGCCGACCATACGGGGTACGGCCCAAAATCCCGATGTCTTTTTCCAAGCCCGCGAAGCGGCGAACCCTTTTTACGCCTGTGTGGCCGATGTCGTGCAGGAGGAGATGGAAAAGTTCGCCGGGCTGACCGGCCGGCGGTACTCACTTTATGAATACGAGGGTCCGGAGGACGCAGAGGATTTGATCGTCATGATGGGCTCCGGTGCCGAGACTGCTGCGGAGACTGCGGCTTATTTGAATGCGGTGGGCCGGAAAACAGGCGTGCTCAAGATCCGTCTCTATCGCTCGCTCGATTTAAGGCGCTTTGTGGCGGCCCTGCCGAAATCGGTTCGCCGGATTGCGGTGCTCGACCGCTGCAAGGAGCCCGGTGCGCTGGGTGAACCGCTCTTCCTCGATGTCATGGCCAGCATCGAAGAGGCCCGACAAACCGGGCTGTTGCCGGATTCTTTTTGCCCGGTTGTGCTAGGCGGGCGCTACGGCCTCGGCTCGAAGGACTTTACCCCGGCGATGGCGAAAGCGGTTTATGAGGAATTGCATGCGCAGTCCCCCAAGCGGCGCTTTAGCGTGGGGATTGTCGATGATGTCAGCGGCCTGTCCCTGACGGTGGACGATAATTTCGATATTGAAGCGGACGATGTGATTCGTGCCGTCTTCTACGGGCTGGGCTCCGATGGTACAGTTGGGGCGAATAAGAACAGCGTGAAGATCATCGGCGAAGGCACGGATCATTACGCTCAGGGCTATTTTGTATACGATTCCAAGAAGTCCGGTGCGGTCACGATTTCGCACCTCCGCTTCGGTCCGGAGAAAATTCGGGCGCCCTACCTGATCAAGAACGCCGGCTTTGTCGGTTGTCACCAGGCGCAGTTTCTGGAGCAGTATGACGTGCTGGAGTCGGCGGCGCATGGAGGGGTCTTTCTACTCAACTCGATTTATTCGGCAGACAAGGTCTGGGACCATTTACCGGAAGAAGTGCAGGCGGAGATCATCGACAAGCAGCTGCGTTTTTATGTGATCGACGCCTATTCCGTGGCCCGTGAGGCGGGCATGGGCGGGCGCATTAACACGATTATGCAGACCTGCTTCTTTGCCATATCGGGCGTCCTGCCCAAGGACGAAGCCATCGCCAAAATCAAGCAAGCGATCGAGAAAACCTACGGGAAAAAGGGGCCGGAAATCGTGCAAAAGAATTTCGCAGCGGTGGACCGGACCCTGGCTGCGCTTGAGCAGGTTACCGTGCCGGATGCGGTCACGGCTGAGTTTAAGATGCCCCCCGTGGTTTCCTCTGAAGCGCCGGACTACGTGCAGCGTGTGACATCGGTCATGCTCCAGAACAAAGGCGACAGCCTGCCCGTGAGCGTCTTCCGTCCCGACGGCGTTTGGGATGTGGGCACAAGTAAGTGGGAGAAGCGAAATATCGCACAGGAGATTCCTATCTGGGATCCGAGTGTTTGTATCCAATGCAACAAGTGTGTGCAGGCCTGCCCGCATGCGGCGATCCGTTCGAACTTTTACAGCCCGGAGGAACTGGAGGGCGCACCGAACTGTTTCCGTTCGGTCGACTTCCGGGTGAAAGACTATCCGGACAAGAAGTTTACGATTCAAGTGGCGCCGGAAGATTGTACCGGTTGCTCGCTCTGCGTGGCGGTCTGTCCGGCCAAGAACAAGTCGAATCCAAGAGAGAAGGCGATCAACATGCGAATGCAGGCGCCGATTCTCGAGAAGGAAAAAGCGAACTACGATTTCTTCCTGAACTTATCCAAGCCCGACCGGGCAACGCTGAAGGATGACGTCAAGTTCACCCAGTTCAGGGAACCGCTTTTTGAATACTCCGGTGCCTGTGCAGGTTGCGGTGAGACACCTTACATCAAAATGCTCACCCAGATTTGCGGTGATCGCCTGCTCATGGCGAACGCTACCGGCTGCTCATCCATTTACGGAGGCAACCTGCCGACAACTCCCTACACCTGCAACGAAGAGGGCCGCGGCCCGGCCTGGGCCAACTCGCTCTTCGAGGATAATGCCGAATTCGGGCTGGGTATGCGTGTCGCTGTCGACAAGCAAGTGGCGATTGCGAGGGGCATGCTCAGTTCACTGAAGGAGGCGCTCGATCCATCGCTGCTGGAGGGCTTGCTAACCGCCGAGCAGTCTGACGAAGCGGGCATCGCCGCGCAACGGAAGCGCGTCGAGCAGCTCAAGGTCGCATTGAAAGACATTAACTCGCCCCAGTCCAGGCGCCTGCTCGATGTTGCCGACTATTTGGTCGAGAAATCCGTTTGGATCGTCGGCGGGGACGGTTGGGCCTACGACATCGGGTTCGGTGGGGTCGACCACGTGCTCGCTTCGGGGCGCAACGTCAATATCATGGTACTGGATACCGAGGTTTACTCCAACACTGGTGGGCAGGCCAGCAAATCCACCCCGATCGGTGCGATTGCCAAGTTTGCCGCTTCAGGCAAGTCGGTGGGCAAAAAGGATCTCGGACTGATCGCCATGAACTACGGAAACGTATACGTGGCACGTGTCGCGCTGGGCGCGAAGGATACCCAGACGGTCAATGCGATTTACGAGGCGATGCGTCATCCCGGACCGTCTTTGATTATCGCATACAGTCATTGCATTGCCCACGGCTATAATTTGGCCAGCGGTATGGAACAGCAAAAGCTGGCGGTGAATTCCGGTGCCTGGCCGCTTTACCGCTACGATCCGGCGAAGCATGCAAGCGGCGAAAATCCGCTCAAACTGGATTCGCGTAAACCGAAGGAGCCACTCTACGCCTACACCGATAATGAGGCCCGTTTCCGGATGCTGAAAATGAAGGATCCGGACCGAGCCAAAGAACTCGGCCAGCAGGCCCAGGCCTTCGTCGACGAGCGCTTCGAGCTTTACGAGCGCCTGGCCAAACCCTACAATAATTCCGTTGAGGATTGA
- a CDS encoding dihydroorotate dehydrogenase-like protein: protein MDLSTKYLGLQLKHPLIAGASPLPDDLDKVRGLEDGGIAAITMYSLFEEQITQNLIGSEAHIGAYENSFSEAASYFPEVDLLERGLEAYLEQLRRVKEAVSIPVIGSLNGTREGEWVYYASFIEEAGADALELNLYFLATDFDVTAAEIEDRCVSIVAQVKDRIEIPLTVKLSPFFTALPHFAKRLSHAGADGLVLFNRFYQPDIDTDELDVRPALDLSHSPELRLRLRWLAMLSGQLPVDLSVSGGVHTGLDLAKSIMAGADSVQMVSALLMNGPQKIGQVLKELTHWMEDKEYSSLEELRGCLNYQHCPDPEALERANYMRVLKSFRTIPSHRKD, encoded by the coding sequence ATGGATCTCAGCACAAAATATCTCGGGCTTCAGCTCAAACATCCGCTGATCGCGGGAGCCTCGCCACTACCGGACGATCTCGATAAAGTTCGCGGATTGGAAGACGGCGGTATCGCCGCGATCACCATGTACTCGCTTTTTGAGGAGCAGATCACCCAGAATCTGATCGGCTCGGAGGCACACATCGGTGCTTACGAAAATTCATTCTCGGAAGCGGCCTCCTATTTTCCGGAAGTCGATTTGTTGGAGCGCGGATTGGAAGCCTACCTCGAGCAACTTCGACGCGTGAAAGAAGCTGTGTCCATACCGGTAATCGGATCTCTCAACGGCACGAGGGAAGGGGAGTGGGTCTACTACGCCTCCTTTATCGAGGAAGCAGGTGCGGACGCGCTTGAGCTCAACCTATATTTCCTGGCAACCGACTTTGACGTGACGGCCGCGGAAATCGAGGACCGTTGTGTCAGTATCGTGGCTCAGGTGAAGGACCGCATCGAGATACCACTCACGGTCAAACTGTCTCCGTTTTTTACCGCGCTGCCGCATTTTGCCAAGCGCTTGTCCCATGCCGGTGCCGACGGCCTGGTACTATTCAACCGTTTCTATCAACCGGATATTGATACCGATGAACTGGATGTGCGGCCCGCACTCGACCTCTCTCATTCGCCTGAGCTACGGCTACGATTGCGCTGGTTGGCCATGCTCAGCGGGCAACTGCCAGTCGATCTATCGGTGAGTGGCGGCGTCCATACCGGGCTCGACCTTGCCAAATCAATAATGGCCGGGGCCGATAGTGTACAGATGGTTTCCGCTCTTCTCATGAATGGTCCGCAGAAAATTGGTCAGGTGCTCAAGGAATTGACCCACTGGATGGAGGACAAGGAATACAGTTCCTTGGAGGAACTGCGCGGCTGTCTCAATTATCAGCACTGTCCCGATCCCGAGGCCCTGGAAAGAGCCAATTATATGCGCGTGCTGAAGAGCTTTCGGACTATTCCTTCTCACCGGAAAGACTGA
- the cysC gene encoding adenylyl-sulfate kinase, which translates to MPAPENIHTEFHRMLDRGAKEAQLKQRGHVFWFYGLSGSGKSTLANALERKLAEQGYVTKILDGDNIRSRLNADLGFSDEDRQENIRRIAEVARLFLDSGIVVIASFITPKRELRANALEIVGTEDFTPVYIEASFETCAERDVKGLYAKAAAGGVKDFTGKDSSFEAPEEGAPDWTITTDGQSEEQCLEQLLEKVLPLIQLSNS; encoded by the coding sequence ATGCCCGCACCAGAGAACATACACACCGAATTTCACCGCATGCTGGATCGCGGCGCCAAGGAGGCGCAGCTCAAGCAACGTGGCCACGTGTTCTGGTTTTACGGACTCTCGGGTTCGGGGAAGAGCACCCTGGCCAATGCCCTGGAGCGAAAATTGGCGGAGCAGGGCTATGTCACCAAAATTTTGGACGGTGACAATATTCGCAGTCGTCTGAACGCGGATCTCGGTTTTTCCGACGAGGACCGTCAGGAGAATATCCGGCGTATCGCCGAAGTGGCCCGGCTCTTTCTCGACAGTGGGATCGTGGTCATCGCGTCTTTCATTACCCCCAAGCGGGAGCTCCGTGCCAATGCTCTGGAAATTGTAGGAACCGAAGACTTCACGCCTGTTTATATCGAGGCGTCTTTCGAAACCTGCGCCGAGCGGGACGTCAAAGGACTTTACGCCAAAGCCGCCGCCGGAGGCGTGAAGGACTTTACCGGCAAGGATTCCTCCTTCGAAGCTCCGGAAGAGGGCGCTCCTGACTGGACCATCACGACCGACGGGCAGTCCGAAGAGCAATGCCTGGAGCAGCTACTGGAAAAAGTCCTCCCCCTCATTCAACTCTCTAACTCCTAA
- the cysD gene encoding sulfate adenylyltransferase subunit CysD, translated as MATDYTITHLKQLESEAIYILRETAAQFEKPVLLFSGGKDSIVMAYLAKKAFWPSKLPFPLMHVDTGHNFPETMEYRDRFIEDLGAQLVVASVQKAIDEGKVVEETGPYASRNGLQTVALLEGLEEGQYDAALGGGRRDEEKARAKERFFSHRDAFGQWDPKKQRPELWNIFNGRKHHGEHFRVFPLSNWTEMDIWQYIKQENIELPNLYFSHERECFVRNGVIMGVCDFIEMTPEEKKTVEKMTVRFRTIGDATCTGAALSTADNLDDIIDEVAAARQTERGTRADDKRSETAMEDRKKEGYF; from the coding sequence ATGGCTACAGACTACACCATCACCCACCTCAAGCAGCTTGAGTCCGAAGCGATCTACATTCTTCGCGAGACGGCGGCACAGTTTGAGAAACCAGTCCTCCTCTTTTCCGGTGGAAAGGACTCTATCGTTATGGCCTATCTGGCCAAGAAGGCTTTCTGGCCTTCCAAGTTGCCGTTTCCTTTGATGCATGTGGATACCGGCCACAACTTTCCGGAGACCATGGAATACCGCGACCGTTTTATCGAAGATCTTGGCGCGCAACTGGTCGTGGCTTCGGTGCAAAAGGCGATCGACGAGGGTAAAGTCGTTGAAGAAACCGGCCCCTACGCCAGCCGGAACGGCCTGCAAACCGTCGCTCTGCTGGAAGGTCTCGAAGAAGGGCAATATGATGCCGCTCTCGGTGGCGGTCGCCGCGACGAGGAGAAGGCCCGCGCCAAGGAGCGTTTCTTCTCCCACCGGGATGCCTTTGGCCAATGGGACCCGAAAAAGCAGCGTCCTGAACTCTGGAATATCTTCAACGGACGGAAGCACCACGGCGAGCATTTCCGCGTCTTTCCGCTCTCCAACTGGACCGAGATGGACATCTGGCAGTACATCAAGCAGGAGAACATTGAGCTGCCGAATCTTTACTTCTCTCACGAGCGCGAGTGTTTCGTGCGTAACGGTGTGATTATGGGGGTTTGCGACTTTATCGAGATGACGCCCGAGGAAAAGAAGACCGTCGAGAAGATGACGGTTCGCTTCCGCACTATCGGCGATGCCACCTGCACCGGAGCGGCTCTGTCCACCGCCGACAACCTCGATGACATTATCGACGAAGTCGCCGCCGCCCGCCAGACCGAGCGTGGGACCCGGGCCGACGACAAGCGCTCCGAAACCGCTATGGAGGACCGCAAAAAAGAAGGGTATTTTTAA
- a CDS encoding sulfate adenylyltransferase subunit 1 produces MSEENSSAGYLDMDLLRFTTAGSVDDGKSTLIGRLLFDSKAIFEDQMEAMEKSSKSRGDENVNLALLTDGLRSEREQGITIDVAYRYFATPKRKFIIADTPGHIQYTRNMVTGASTANLAILLVDARKGVIEQTCRHAFIANLLRIQHVVVCINKMDLVDWSEETYNQIVEDFKKFASRLDNIVEVTFIPASALLGDNIVDKSENMPWYSGPTLLYHLETVYIGADANHVDARMPVQWVIRPHSDKWHDFRGFAGRIAGGVFKPGDPVRIMPSGFESKIKAIHTMDGELEEAFTPMSVAMTLEDEIDISRGDMIVKPNNPPEPRQDVEAMICWFSADKKLAGRGKFVLRHTTNEVKALVTEVKYKVNINTLHKIEDDLVFSLNDIGRISLRTSAPIIADSYKTNRISGSFVLIDEQTNETVAAGMII; encoded by the coding sequence ATGAGCGAAGAAAATTCATCAGCCGGTTACCTCGACATGGATCTGCTGCGGTTCACCACTGCCGGATCCGTGGACGACGGTAAAAGCACCCTTATCGGGCGACTCCTTTTTGATTCCAAGGCGATCTTTGAAGACCAAATGGAGGCCATGGAGAAGAGCTCCAAGTCCCGCGGCGACGAGAACGTCAACCTTGCCCTCCTGACGGACGGCCTTCGTTCCGAGAGGGAGCAGGGGATCACGATCGATGTGGCCTACCGCTACTTCGCCACGCCGAAGCGCAAGTTCATTATCGCGGATACCCCGGGGCATATTCAATACACCCGCAACATGGTGACGGGGGCTTCGACGGCCAACCTTGCCATCCTTCTTGTGGATGCGCGTAAGGGCGTGATTGAGCAGACCTGCCGTCACGCTTTCATCGCCAACCTTCTGCGGATTCAGCACGTTGTGGTCTGCATTAACAAAATGGATTTGGTTGACTGGTCGGAAGAGACCTACAATCAAATCGTGGAGGATTTTAAGAAGTTTGCCTCGCGTCTGGACAACATCGTCGAAGTGACGTTTATCCCGGCGTCCGCACTGCTCGGGGACAACATTGTCGATAAGTCCGAAAATATGCCCTGGTATAGCGGCCCCACGCTGCTTTATCACTTGGAAACCGTTTACATCGGGGCCGACGCCAACCACGTCGATGCCCGCATGCCGGTGCAATGGGTGATTCGCCCGCACTCCGACAAGTGGCACGACTTCCGTGGCTTTGCCGGTCGTATCGCCGGTGGGGTTTTCAAGCCCGGTGACCCGGTGCGTATTATGCCATCCGGTTTCGAGTCGAAGATCAAAGCGATTCACACCATGGACGGGGAATTGGAAGAAGCCTTCACGCCCATGTCCGTGGCCATGACCCTGGAGGATGAGATCGACATTTCCCGCGGTGACATGATCGTGAAGCCGAATAATCCGCCGGAGCCCCGTCAGGATGTCGAAGCCATGATCTGCTGGTTCTCGGCGGACAAGAAGCTGGCCGGTCGCGGTAAATTTGTCCTGCGTCACACCACCAATGAGGTCAAAGCTCTGGTGACGGAGGTGAAATACAAGGTCAACATCAACACCCTCCACAAGATCGAGGACGACCTCGTTTTCAGCCTGAATGACATCGGGCGTATTTCCCTGCGCACCTCGGCGCCGATCATCGCCGACAGTTACAAGACCAACCGGATCTCCGGCAGTTTCGTCCTGATTGACGAGCAGACCAACGAGACGGTTGCGGCGGGAATGATTATTTAA
- a CDS encoding TonB-dependent receptor → MKYTTCTLVLSTALVTGLFAQETDEPVYKLNPVVVKGDLWESELQKTTASVTVIDEDTMQRSGTQHFGDLVNSIPNLTWSATSSRPRYIQVRGIGENSQFEGETPDSSVRFLIDDLDFTGLGSIGNLFDTQQVEVLRGPQAGAFGVNAAGGVVKIVTNDPTPYWTGQVEGTVGTDSLFSGGIAVGGPLLENDPDQLTFRFSAYQLYQDGFRDNQFLDRDDTNERDELNTRLKLRWIPNDEWQWDGTLFYADVDNGYDEWTLDNERFDTISDQPGRDDQESFATSLRGKWTGLNRVEVTSITSLSDTDSLNSYDGDWANPVDKPDTYVGFAITERERLRWSEEIRFDSADREDALGFIDRWTAGVYFEEFEEDTAFNFIFEGFPDPFETQLETQTFSLYGQGTHLFSEQTRLTLGLRAEYYELDTAVDFDEPTLANDPNFDDWLFGGKITLEHDLSETKTLFASLTRGYKAGGANIFPGLEPDVPTSYGTEDLWNYEVGLRADWLEGAIVSQLTLFYLDRNDAQLRSSTGQGLDFTYATFNAGDAEHYGAELEGTWFINENWSVSAGLGLLDTELDATGDELSSAPSYTYNARIDYVANNGFFANLEVVGSDEFFESNNPGNRDQRARSEFAVFNGSIGYRYENWTFTLWGRNLFDEEYEKRVFYFGNEGPAYNDTRYENPANPRQFGLTANYSW, encoded by the coding sequence ATGAAATACACTACATGCACACTCGTGCTGTCTACAGCACTCGTCACCGGGCTATTCGCCCAGGAAACGGACGAGCCCGTTTATAAACTCAATCCCGTCGTCGTCAAAGGCGACTTATGGGAATCCGAACTGCAAAAAACAACCGCAAGCGTGACCGTGATCGACGAAGACACGATGCAACGGAGCGGCACGCAGCACTTCGGTGATTTGGTCAACTCCATCCCGAACCTTACTTGGTCCGCCACCTCCTCACGCCCCCGCTACATACAGGTCCGCGGGATCGGAGAAAATTCCCAGTTCGAAGGAGAAACGCCGGATTCTTCTGTACGCTTTCTGATCGATGATCTCGATTTCACGGGCTTGGGCAGCATAGGTAATCTCTTCGACACACAGCAGGTGGAAGTTCTGCGCGGCCCGCAGGCGGGTGCATTCGGCGTAAACGCCGCAGGAGGTGTCGTGAAAATCGTGACCAATGATCCGACGCCATACTGGACCGGCCAAGTCGAAGGCACAGTGGGCACCGACAGTCTCTTTTCAGGTGGTATTGCCGTTGGCGGGCCCCTGCTCGAAAACGATCCGGATCAATTGACCTTCCGCTTCTCCGCCTACCAGCTCTATCAGGATGGCTTCCGTGACAACCAATTCCTCGACAGAGACGATACCAATGAACGCGACGAGCTGAACACTCGCTTAAAACTGCGTTGGATACCCAATGACGAATGGCAGTGGGACGGAACCCTGTTCTACGCAGATGTCGATAACGGCTACGATGAGTGGACGCTCGATAACGAACGCTTTGACACCATCTCCGACCAACCGGGCCGTGACGACCAGGAAAGCTTCGCGACCAGCCTCCGCGGCAAGTGGACCGGCCTGAACCGTGTCGAAGTGACCTCCATCACCAGCTTGTCGGATACCGACTCCCTGAACAGCTATGACGGGGACTGGGCCAACCCTGTCGATAAGCCCGACACTTATGTTGGTTTTGCAATCACAGAGCGGGAGCGGCTGCGCTGGAGCGAAGAGATCCGCTTCGACTCGGCGGACCGCGAGGATGCATTGGGCTTCATTGATCGTTGGACCGCTGGTGTTTATTTTGAAGAATTTGAAGAAGACACCGCATTTAATTTCATCTTCGAAGGGTTTCCTGACCCGTTTGAGACTCAGCTCGAAACGCAAACTTTCAGTCTTTATGGGCAAGGCACTCATTTATTCAGCGAGCAAACACGTCTTACCCTCGGTCTCCGCGCAGAATATTATGAATTGGATACAGCCGTAGATTTCGATGAGCCAACATTGGCAAATGATCCCAATTTTGACGACTGGTTGTTCGGAGGTAAAATTACCCTGGAACATGACCTCAGTGAGACAAAGACGCTTTTTGCATCCCTCACCAGAGGCTACAAAGCCGGTGGTGCCAACATCTTCCCCGGCCTCGAACCAGACGTCCCGACAAGTTATGGCACTGAAGACCTGTGGAATTATGAAGTCGGCCTTCGCGCGGATTGGCTCGAAGGAGCGATCGTCTCTCAACTCACCCTCTTCTATTTAGATCGGAATGATGCGCAATTGCGCAGTTCCACCGGGCAAGGCCTGGATTTCACTTACGCAACTTTCAACGCCGGTGATGCCGAACATTACGGGGCTGAACTGGAGGGAACTTGGTTTATCAACGAGAACTGGTCCGTCAGTGCCGGACTTGGCCTGCTCGATACCGAGCTGGATGCCACCGGAGATGAATTATCGAGCGCGCCATCATACACCTACAACGCGCGTATCGATTATGTCGCGAACAACGGGTTCTTCGCTAACCTCGAAGTCGTGGGAAGCGACGAGTTTTTCGAATCAAACAATCCGGGAAATCGCGACCAACGAGCCCGTAGTGAATTTGCGGTTTTCAACGGCTCCATCGGTTACCGTTACGAGAACTGGACGTTCACACTCTGGGGCCGAAACCTCTTCGACGAAGAATACGAAAAACGCGTCTTTTATTTCGGCAACGAAGGTCCGGCTTACAATGACACTCGCTACGAAAATCCGGCTAACCCACGCCAGTTCGGGCTGACGGCAAATTACAGCTGGTAA